Proteins encoded together in one Microbacterium sp. zg-Y625 window:
- a CDS encoding carbohydrate ABC transporter permease has protein sequence MKSIRYAVLVVLGLFWLLPAYLLVVNAAKNPMTFTTKTSWAPTDFHLFENIADAMALSGLGDSVIATLIYAVVSPLIAVMVGAAAGFAIVALNLKHGFLWFVVIFGGTVFPLQMVLLPLFDAYSRVGAYDTRFGMVIVYTAISIPFSAFVMRNFFTGVAHSVFEAAVLDGATTWRIFVRLYLPIASSALVAIFILQATFVWNDLLLGLTLSQSDNVRPIVTTLAGMQSTYGGAQLSTVLAAAVLVSLPTVVLFLCTQRFFAKGLALGQY, from the coding sequence ATGAAGAGCATCAGATACGCCGTCCTGGTCGTTCTCGGTCTCTTCTGGCTGCTGCCGGCGTACCTGCTGGTGGTGAATGCCGCGAAGAACCCGATGACGTTCACGACCAAGACCTCCTGGGCGCCCACGGACTTCCACCTGTTCGAGAACATCGCCGACGCGATGGCGTTGTCGGGCCTCGGCGACAGCGTGATTGCGACCCTCATCTATGCCGTCGTGTCGCCGCTCATCGCGGTGATGGTCGGCGCCGCGGCCGGCTTCGCCATCGTCGCGCTGAACCTCAAGCACGGATTCCTGTGGTTCGTCGTCATCTTCGGCGGCACGGTGTTCCCCCTGCAGATGGTGCTGCTGCCGCTCTTCGACGCCTACTCGCGCGTGGGCGCGTACGACACCCGGTTCGGGATGGTGATCGTCTACACGGCGATCTCGATCCCGTTCTCCGCGTTCGTCATGCGCAACTTCTTCACCGGCGTCGCCCACAGCGTCTTCGAGGCGGCCGTGCTGGACGGGGCCACCACGTGGCGCATCTTCGTCCGCTTGTACCTGCCGATCGCCTCGAGCGCACTGGTGGCCATCTTCATCCTGCAGGCGACGTTCGTCTGGAACGACCTGCTGCTCGGTCTCACCCTCAGCCAATCCGACAACGTCCGTCCGATCGTGACGACGCTGGCCGGCATGCAGTCCACCTACGGCGGCGCACAGCTGTCGACGGTGCTGGCGGCGGCTGTGCTCGTCTCCCTCCCGACCGTGGTGCTGTTCCTGTGCACCCAGCGGTTCTTCGCCAAGGGCCTCGCCCTCGGCCAGTATTGA
- a CDS encoding carbohydrate ABC transporter permease gives MTTTETRTAADVRSPHPTTPSHPPKSPYEWSARGFVAPGVILVAVLLYLPLLWTVYLSFTRYNGLGSPEWVGLENYVEMFADAGFLTSAANTLLWVIGTLVVPVGIGLGIALLTWNLAGGIWLRLPFLIPYALSGIGVGVIWSFILSSGGALDQALAVVGITDPPRWLLDAPLNTVVMIFASAWQGVGVNALLFTIGLQSIPKEPLEAARIDGAGGFRLFGSVLWPMLRPLTAVVVGLSIVASLKTFDIVWAMTKGGPGTVSETLALTMYKETFVNSDYGLGSAVAVFLTVVTLLASVLYLRQQLSPKREF, from the coding sequence ATGACGACGACAGAAACACGGACGGCCGCCGACGTGCGGTCGCCGCATCCGACCACGCCTTCGCACCCGCCGAAGTCGCCGTACGAGTGGTCCGCCCGGGGCTTCGTCGCCCCGGGCGTGATCCTCGTGGCAGTGCTGCTCTACCTCCCTCTGCTGTGGACGGTGTACCTGAGCTTCACGCGGTACAACGGCCTGGGAAGCCCGGAGTGGGTGGGCCTGGAGAACTACGTGGAGATGTTCGCGGATGCCGGGTTCCTCACCTCGGCTGCGAACACACTGCTGTGGGTGATCGGGACGCTTGTCGTCCCGGTCGGCATCGGCCTCGGGATCGCGCTGCTGACCTGGAACCTCGCCGGTGGAATCTGGCTGCGACTCCCGTTCCTCATCCCGTACGCCCTCTCCGGGATCGGCGTCGGGGTCATCTGGTCGTTCATCCTGTCCTCCGGTGGCGCGCTCGACCAGGCGCTGGCGGTCGTCGGCATCACCGATCCGCCGCGCTGGCTGCTGGATGCGCCGCTGAACACCGTCGTCATGATCTTCGCGTCGGCCTGGCAGGGCGTGGGGGTGAACGCGCTGCTGTTCACCATCGGGCTGCAGTCGATCCCGAAGGAGCCGCTGGAGGCGGCGCGCATCGATGGCGCGGGAGGCTTCCGCCTCTTCGGCAGCGTGCTGTGGCCGATGCTCCGCCCCCTCACCGCCGTCGTGGTGGGCCTCTCGATCGTGGCGAGCCTGAAGACCTTCGACATCGTGTGGGCGATGACCAAGGGCGGACCGGGCACGGTCTCGGAGACGCTGGCCCTCACGATGTACAAGGAGACGTTCGTCAATTCCGACTACGGCCTCGGATCCGCCGTCGCGGTCTTCCTCACGGTCGTGACCCTGCTGGCATCCGTGCTCTACCTGCGCCAGCAGCTGTCCCCGAAGCGGGAGTTCTGA
- a CDS encoding ABC transporter substrate-binding protein, translating into MTNRRIIAGSVAVVALAAAALTGCSGGGDGADSGSNGETTGTLDFATDKAAWKGDFESLNETSGGDADITLKVTGYSDADQYDAFIKQSFRTSKAPGLFTWHTGETLTELVDEGLVAETTDIWQKAIDEGWVDESLAEGYTYDGKQYCVPMNIAYWVMFYNKHAFEQNGLSVPTTWDELDTVATTLTDAGVTPYYQTATLFTFQWFQHLVASTDPDLYEGLTTGDVKYTDPEIVEVMNVWLEQMENGWFSDPGSSTDPAVGLKQGDFAMIDFGTFYAGNLAGAGMTPDDYGMFAIPAVNGALEETPVAVESGPICVAESSAQKDLGLAYSEWWMSDTAQTAWNEAHGDVAFNPKATVSDPALAELGSEIADGDYVLYDRFFEAMPSDVVNVAIEQFGAFIANPGDPMPYLETIQAEADSYWASQD; encoded by the coding sequence ATGACCAATCGACGAATCATCGCCGGATCAGTGGCGGTGGTCGCCCTGGCGGCCGCCGCGCTCACCGGGTGCAGCGGAGGCGGAGACGGAGCCGACAGCGGCTCGAACGGCGAGACCACCGGCACGCTCGACTTCGCCACCGACAAGGCGGCGTGGAAGGGCGACTTCGAGTCGCTCAACGAAACCAGCGGAGGGGATGCCGACATCACCCTGAAGGTGACCGGATACAGCGACGCCGACCAGTACGACGCGTTCATCAAGCAGTCCTTCCGCACCTCCAAGGCGCCGGGTCTGTTCACCTGGCACACCGGAGAGACGCTGACGGAGCTGGTCGACGAGGGGCTGGTCGCCGAGACCACCGACATCTGGCAGAAGGCCATCGATGAGGGATGGGTCGACGAGAGCCTCGCCGAGGGGTACACCTACGACGGCAAGCAGTACTGCGTACCGATGAACATCGCCTACTGGGTGATGTTCTACAACAAGCACGCGTTCGAGCAGAACGGCCTGAGTGTGCCCACCACGTGGGACGAGCTCGACACGGTCGCCACGACGTTGACCGATGCCGGCGTCACGCCGTACTACCAGACGGCCACGCTGTTCACCTTCCAGTGGTTCCAGCACCTCGTCGCCAGCACCGACCCCGACCTGTATGAAGGGCTGACCACCGGCGACGTGAAGTACACCGACCCCGAGATCGTGGAGGTCATGAACGTCTGGCTCGAGCAGATGGAGAACGGCTGGTTCAGCGACCCCGGCAGCTCCACCGACCCCGCCGTGGGGCTCAAGCAGGGCGACTTCGCCATGATCGACTTCGGCACTTTCTACGCCGGCAACCTCGCCGGCGCCGGCATGACGCCCGACGACTACGGCATGTTCGCCATTCCGGCCGTCAACGGCGCACTGGAGGAGACTCCCGTTGCCGTCGAATCCGGGCCCATCTGTGTCGCTGAGAGCTCTGCGCAGAAGGACCTCGGCCTCGCCTACTCCGAGTGGTGGATGTCCGACACGGCGCAGACCGCGTGGAACGAAGCCCACGGCGATGTGGCGTTCAACCCCAAGGCGACCGTCTCCGACCCGGCCCTGGCCGAGCTCGGCAGCGAGATCGCCGACGGCGACTACGTGCTGTACGACCGGTTCTTCGAGGCGATGCCTTCCGATGTGGTCAATGTCGCGATCGAGCAGTTCGGCGCGTTCATCGCCAACCCGGGAGACCCGATGCCCTACCTCGAGACGATCCAGGCCGAAGCCGACTCGTACTGGGCGTCGCAGGACTAG
- a CDS encoding class I mannose-6-phosphate isomerase, with protein sequence MTGPIDGMHSGRTARSMYDTQPTIPLPRGERITRGADAWRLAAGSAEQRAAAAGGTPPVLVVDTYPGADLSTVVRGIRAALPDWRIVDVETASLPTARIDALIDANLTDDRVFGVISHAVLTDFYDLERLRTVRDDAARTEDPLVLVGWGAALAAPDAATIVVVDMARWEIQQRQRGGAANWHCDNGDDDNLRKYKRGFFVEWRVADRHKRALFDTVDFVVDGNAISPSRTEGAAEFGMITGEAFRGALAAAATRPLRVVPFFDPGVWGGQWMKSVIGLDPAQPNYAWCFDCVPEENSLLLRDAADSNTGVVELPALDLVFSQPRALLGEKTFARFGAEFPIRFDFLDTMGGGNLSLQVHPLTDYIQNTFGMHYTQDESYYMLDAGDDAIVYLGTREGIDRDRMLRDLAAAQRGERPFPAEDYVNTFPARKHDHFAIPAGTVHCSGENSMVLEISATPFIFTFKLWDWGRVGLDGIPRPVHLEHGANNIQWNRDTAWVRDNLVGQVEQLSDADGVVEERTGLHELEFIEVRRHWFTERATHHTAGTVNVLNLVEGDEVRVVSPDGAFDPFVVHYAETFIVPAAVGAYVIERTDDARAERFATVKAYVRGTERAAPTP encoded by the coding sequence GTGACCGGACCGATCGACGGCATGCACAGCGGCCGCACCGCGCGCAGCATGTACGACACTCAGCCGACGATCCCGCTCCCCCGCGGCGAGCGCATCACCCGCGGCGCCGACGCCTGGCGCCTCGCCGCAGGGTCCGCCGAACAGCGCGCCGCCGCGGCCGGCGGAACGCCGCCTGTACTCGTCGTCGACACCTATCCCGGCGCCGACCTCTCGACCGTGGTCCGTGGCATCCGAGCCGCCCTCCCGGACTGGCGGATCGTCGATGTCGAAACGGCTTCACTGCCCACTGCGCGCATCGACGCCCTCATCGACGCCAACCTGACCGACGACCGCGTCTTCGGCGTGATCAGCCACGCGGTGCTCACGGACTTCTACGACCTGGAGCGCCTGCGTACCGTGCGCGACGACGCCGCGCGCACCGAAGATCCCCTCGTCCTGGTCGGCTGGGGGGCGGCGCTCGCGGCCCCCGACGCGGCGACGATCGTCGTGGTGGACATGGCGCGCTGGGAGATTCAGCAGCGCCAGCGCGGCGGCGCCGCAAACTGGCACTGCGACAACGGGGACGACGACAACCTGCGCAAGTACAAGCGGGGATTCTTCGTGGAGTGGCGCGTGGCGGACCGGCACAAGCGCGCGCTCTTCGACACGGTCGATTTCGTCGTCGACGGCAACGCGATCTCACCGTCGCGCACCGAGGGGGCAGCCGAATTCGGCATGATCACGGGAGAGGCGTTCCGCGGTGCGCTCGCGGCCGCGGCGACCCGGCCGCTGCGGGTGGTGCCGTTCTTCGACCCCGGCGTGTGGGGCGGCCAATGGATGAAGAGCGTCATCGGGCTCGACCCGGCGCAGCCGAACTACGCCTGGTGCTTCGACTGCGTCCCCGAAGAGAACTCCCTGTTGCTGCGCGACGCGGCTGACAGTAACACCGGTGTCGTCGAGCTCCCCGCCCTGGACCTCGTCTTCTCGCAGCCCAGGGCCCTTCTCGGCGAGAAGACCTTCGCCCGGTTCGGTGCCGAATTCCCCATCAGGTTCGACTTTCTGGACACGATGGGAGGCGGCAACCTCAGCCTGCAGGTGCACCCGCTCACCGACTACATCCAGAACACCTTCGGCATGCACTACACCCAGGACGAGAGCTATTACATGCTGGATGCCGGTGACGACGCGATCGTGTATCTCGGCACCCGCGAAGGCATCGACCGGGACCGGATGCTGCGCGACCTGGCGGCCGCACAGCGCGGCGAGCGCCCCTTCCCCGCCGAGGACTACGTCAACACCTTCCCCGCGCGCAAGCACGACCACTTCGCGATCCCGGCCGGGACAGTTCATTGCTCGGGCGAGAACTCGATGGTGCTCGAGATCTCGGCGACACCCTTCATCTTCACGTTCAAGCTCTGGGACTGGGGCAGAGTCGGGCTCGATGGCATCCCCCGCCCGGTGCACCTGGAGCACGGAGCCAACAACATCCAGTGGAACCGCGACACCGCCTGGGTGCGCGACAACCTGGTCGGCCAGGTGGAGCAGCTCAGCGACGCCGACGGCGTCGTCGAGGAACGCACCGGCCTGCACGAGCTGGAGTTCATCGAGGTGCGGCGGCACTGGTTCACCGAGCGCGCCACGCACCACACCGCCGGCACGGTCAACGTGCTGAACCTCGTCGAGGGCGACGAGGTCCGGGTGGTGAGCCCCGACGGCGCGTTCGACCCGTTCGTCGTGCACTACGCCGAGACGTTCATCGTGCCCGCCGCCGTCGGCGCGTACGTGATCGAACGCACGGACGACGCGCGCGCAGAGCGCTTCGCCACCGTCAAGGCCTACGTACGCGGCACGGAGCGCGCCGCACCGACCCCCTGA
- a CDS encoding ROK family protein — MSVVHLCIDFGGTDIKLGLLDAGTPLTTAVLPVLGTPSDLERAAQAADALIAGEGNAPSAVGIAVPGVVERHTGRMLHANAKYDFLATSGLDIRDWASSRFGVPAVVENDARAALAGEMACGVAGGERDVVMITLGTGIGTAAAMGGRLLRGSHDHAGIVGGHVTVDVHAGPCPCGNVGCAELLASTRALRESHPDIDGIDALIASSRTDAASAALLAEYIRVWGATVVTLCHMYDPDLVVLSGGVLRAGAVVAEPVREYVHAHLWASAHRPRFAVPTAPELSVLRGLSALAQHAHHDIPRTPEEAPR; from the coding sequence GTGAGCGTCGTGCACCTGTGCATCGACTTCGGAGGGACCGACATCAAGCTGGGGCTGCTCGACGCCGGGACCCCCCTCACCACCGCCGTCCTCCCCGTACTCGGGACTCCGTCCGACCTGGAGCGCGCCGCGCAAGCCGCGGATGCCCTCATCGCCGGGGAGGGCAACGCCCCCAGCGCCGTGGGCATCGCCGTGCCGGGAGTGGTCGAGCGTCACACCGGGCGCATGCTGCACGCCAACGCGAAATACGACTTCCTCGCAACGAGCGGACTCGACATCCGAGACTGGGCGAGCTCGCGTTTCGGCGTGCCGGCGGTCGTCGAGAACGACGCCCGCGCCGCACTGGCCGGCGAGATGGCCTGCGGTGTGGCGGGGGGAGAGCGGGACGTCGTCATGATCACCCTCGGCACCGGCATCGGCACGGCGGCCGCCATGGGCGGCCGTCTTCTTCGGGGCTCGCATGACCATGCCGGCATCGTCGGGGGGCACGTGACCGTCGACGTCCACGCCGGACCCTGCCCATGCGGCAACGTGGGCTGCGCCGAGCTGCTCGCGAGCACCCGCGCTCTCCGCGAGAGCCACCCCGACATCGACGGCATCGACGCCCTCATCGCATCGAGCCGGACGGATGCCGCTTCCGCGGCGCTCCTGGCGGAGTACATAAGGGTCTGGGGCGCGACCGTCGTCACCCTCTGCCACATGTACGACCCCGACCTCGTCGTGCTCTCGGGCGGCGTGCTGCGCGCTGGTGCGGTCGTCGCCGAGCCTGTCCGTGAATACGTGCACGCCCACCTGTGGGCATCCGCACACCGGCCCCGGTTCGCGGTCCCGACCGCCCCCGAACTCTCCGTGCTGCGCGGCCTGAGTGCCCTCGCCCAGCACGCGCACCACGACATCCCCCGCACGCCCGAGGAGGCGCCCCGGTGA
- a CDS encoding LacI family DNA-binding transcriptional regulator: MTEQAPARPGSARRPTVKEVAQHAGVSPMTVSRTLAGGTNVRADVQERVWEAVRELGYQRNENARSIRPGQSSGLIGVAITNIANPYYSTFALGVEEVAAATGRRILLGNTSEDVDRERQLVSDFLGRRVDGLIVVPTSEHHDHLERAVAQGVPIVLASRRAEGFAVDSVVLDDEGGSHRGTLAMLDAGHTRIAYLGNARSMFTGRRRYAGFERAHRERGVPVDPRLIGEGQQDVAHAREAMRRLLRLPDPPTAVFCANNRNAIGAIAEIGRQIQALGRAASDLPEIMSFDDFELSELMPVPVSVLGHDARELGRETARLLLDRLDGVVDGSARELRMPVTLTLRTR; this comes from the coding sequence ATGACCGAGCAAGCCCCGGCCAGACCCGGGTCAGCGCGGCGACCGACCGTCAAGGAGGTCGCCCAGCACGCGGGGGTGAGCCCGATGACGGTCTCACGCACCCTCGCGGGCGGAACGAACGTGCGCGCCGACGTGCAGGAACGCGTGTGGGAAGCCGTGCGGGAACTGGGCTACCAGCGCAACGAGAACGCCCGCAGCATCCGTCCCGGCCAGTCGAGCGGTCTCATCGGCGTGGCCATCACGAACATCGCCAACCCCTACTACAGCACCTTCGCCCTGGGCGTCGAGGAGGTCGCCGCAGCCACAGGGCGCCGCATCCTCCTCGGCAACACCTCGGAGGATGTGGACCGAGAACGTCAGCTCGTCAGCGACTTCTTGGGTCGGCGGGTCGACGGGCTCATCGTGGTTCCCACCAGTGAGCACCACGACCACCTCGAACGCGCCGTCGCCCAGGGTGTGCCGATCGTGCTCGCCTCCCGCCGCGCCGAGGGCTTCGCCGTGGACAGCGTCGTCCTCGATGACGAGGGCGGGTCCCACCGGGGCACCCTCGCGATGCTCGATGCCGGCCACACCCGCATCGCCTACCTCGGCAACGCCCGATCGATGTTCACCGGCCGGCGCCGCTACGCAGGGTTCGAACGTGCCCACCGGGAGCGCGGTGTCCCCGTCGACCCGCGGCTCATCGGCGAGGGGCAGCAGGATGTGGCGCACGCCCGCGAGGCGATGCGCAGGCTCCTGCGGCTGCCCGATCCACCCACCGCCGTGTTCTGCGCGAACAACCGCAACGCCATCGGCGCCATCGCAGAGATCGGCCGGCAGATCCAGGCTCTCGGGCGTGCGGCATCGGACCTTCCCGAGATCATGAGCTTCGACGACTTCGAGCTCTCCGAACTCATGCCCGTGCCCGTCAGCGTCCTCGGACATGACGCTCGTGAGTTGGGCCGCGAGACCGCCCGACTGCTGCTCGATCGCCTCGACGGCGTGGTCGACGGATCGGCCCGCGAACTGCGGATGCCGGTCACCCTCACCCTCCGAACGCGCTGA
- a CDS encoding MFS transporter, which produces MPSPGELIAPKRLGRDFRWLLASSWTSNLGDGIALSAAPLLLASLTSSPLLVAAGAMMQYLPWLLFGLFAGSVADHHDRRRLVMLANASRAVIVLGLVVFLATGHVTVWVVLASAFLYGTAEVFADTAGSTLMPMLVRPGDLGVGNARLQAGYLVGNQLAGPPLGAFLFAAASFWPFLLQILCVSLAVVLISRIARTPVPAKDEPTADAAKVHPIREGLQWLRAHPPVRTLIVIILVFNVTWAAPWSLLVLYATEHLQMGAVGFGALTTASALGGLVGTVCFGWLERRLSFATLMRVCLSLEVIMHLAFALTTIPAIAFVIMFGFGMYAFVWGTISTTVRQRLVPLHLQGRIASVNMVGIFGGLVIGQLLGGLIAQGWGLTAPWWFAFAGSAVTLLLVWRSISHIAAAPPALDVPGSADAPPA; this is translated from the coding sequence ATGCCTTCTCCCGGTGAGCTGATCGCGCCCAAACGCCTCGGCCGCGACTTCCGCTGGCTGCTGGCGTCGTCGTGGACCAGCAATCTCGGCGACGGCATCGCGCTGTCGGCGGCGCCGCTGCTTCTTGCATCCCTCACGTCCTCGCCGCTGCTCGTGGCAGCCGGAGCGATGATGCAGTACCTCCCCTGGCTGCTGTTCGGCCTCTTCGCCGGCTCCGTCGCCGACCACCACGACCGTCGGCGGCTGGTCATGCTGGCCAACGCATCGCGCGCGGTCATCGTGCTGGGACTCGTCGTCTTCCTCGCCACCGGCCACGTCACCGTGTGGGTCGTGCTTGCGTCGGCGTTCCTCTACGGCACCGCGGAGGTCTTCGCCGACACCGCCGGGAGCACGCTCATGCCCATGCTCGTGCGGCCGGGCGACCTGGGCGTCGGCAACGCGCGCCTGCAGGCGGGGTACCTCGTGGGCAACCAGCTGGCGGGTCCGCCGCTGGGCGCATTCCTCTTCGCCGCCGCGTCGTTCTGGCCCTTCCTCCTGCAGATCCTGTGCGTGAGCCTGGCTGTGGTCCTCATCTCCCGAATTGCCCGCACCCCGGTGCCTGCGAAGGACGAGCCGACGGCGGATGCCGCGAAGGTGCATCCGATCCGCGAAGGGCTGCAGTGGCTGCGCGCCCACCCCCCGGTGCGAACGCTCATCGTGATCATCCTGGTGTTCAACGTCACCTGGGCCGCTCCCTGGAGCCTCCTCGTGCTCTACGCGACCGAGCATCTGCAGATGGGAGCGGTCGGCTTCGGCGCGCTCACGACGGCATCGGCCCTCGGCGGACTCGTGGGGACCGTCTGCTTCGGCTGGCTCGAACGCCGTCTGTCCTTCGCGACGCTCATGCGCGTCTGCCTGTCGCTCGAGGTGATCATGCACCTGGCGTTCGCCCTCACGACGATCCCCGCGATCGCCTTCGTGATCATGTTCGGGTTCGGCATGTACGCGTTCGTCTGGGGTACCATCTCCACCACCGTGCGTCAACGGCTGGTGCCGCTGCACCTGCAGGGCCGCATCGCCTCGGTGAACATGGTCGGCATCTTCGGCGGACTCGTGATCGGGCAGCTGCTCGGTGGGCTGATCGCCCAGGGGTGGGGACTCACCGCGCCATGGTGGTTCGCGTTCGCGGGTTCGGCGGTGACTCTGCTGCTGGTGTGGCGCTCGATCTCGCACATCGCGGCGGCGCCGCCGGCGCTGGACGTGCCCGGCTCCGCTGACGCCCCTCCGGCGTGA
- a CDS encoding RNA-binding S4 domain-containing protein, which translates to MTNPAPIDDVPVGSEMIRLGQFLKFAGLLDSGGDVKEAIIDGEVTVNGEVDRRRGRQLHPGDVVGFGERLVRVQA; encoded by the coding sequence ATGACCAACCCGGCTCCGATCGACGACGTCCCGGTCGGCAGTGAGATGATCCGCCTCGGGCAGTTCCTGAAGTTCGCCGGGCTCCTCGACTCCGGTGGTGACGTCAAAGAGGCCATCATCGACGGCGAGGTGACGGTCAACGGCGAGGTCGATCGTCGCCGAGGACGGCAGCTGCATCCCGGTGATGTCGTCGGCTTCGGTGAGCGCCTCGTGCGCGTCCAGGCCTGA